The Halococcus saccharolyticus DSM 5350 genomic sequence CTCGACAATCTCAAGACCGAGTGTGGTGAGGTCACGACCAATACGGCTAAGGTCGTCGCCATTGCGCCCAATAGCAACAACGTGGATGTTCTCTTCACCGGTCATTAACTCTCGAGCTGATACCACACCAGGGATCGTCAACGCCTCTTGGGCGAGCTGTTCGCGTTCGGGGATTGGAGCGGTGCAAAAGATAATGGTGAACAGCTGATAGCCCGCTTGTTCGTAATCGATATCGAGGTGAGCGCCGTGAATGATGCCGTTGTCTTTGAGGCGACCGATACGTTTGCGGACCGTGCTCGGCGAAACGCCATAGTCGTCGGCAATTTCGGCCGCCGACGTTCCCAGGATGTCCTTTTGGAGTCGGTAGATGATGTAGCGGTCCAGTTCGTCAAGCTCTCGCGACATACTCTGGGTACGTAACTCCGCTCGGGAAAGCATTTGCTGTCTCCCTACAGCAGCCAGCGTTCGAGTGCGCGCCCGAACCATCCCGGTGTGGTCTCCTCACGCGGGCGCACGACGAGCACCGGACAGTCGGCACCGTCGGCGAGCGACTTTCCTTCAGTACCGACGACCAGAATGTCGGTCTCGTCGTTCTCGACGCTGTTCACACCGCCATCAGAGCGGACGAACGCCGTTCTGACCGGAACAGAACAGAGTGC encodes the following:
- a CDS encoding Lrp/AsnC family transcriptional regulator, whose translation is MSRELDELDRYIIYRLQKDILGTSAAEIADDYGVSPSTVRKRIGRLKDNGIIHGAHLDIDYEQAGYQLFTIIFCTAPIPEREQLAQEALTIPGVVSARELMTGEENIHVVAIGRNGDDLSRIGRDLTTLGLEIVEEELVHNEYTCPLHWFDKEDNELETVD